Proteins found in one Coffea eugenioides isolate CCC68of chromosome 5, Ceug_1.0, whole genome shotgun sequence genomic segment:
- the LOC113770498 gene encoding fasciclin-like arabinogalactan protein 7, with protein MEGKLFFMIISMLVVWCSTSVNSQSVGSPPISSPAPAPAPEHVNLTHLLSYAGPFHTFLNYLEKIKVLETFQNQANNTEEGITIFAPTDDAFSKLKNPSLSNLTDDQIKSVLLFHALSHYYSLSDFKNLSEMSPVMTYAGGQYTLNFTDVSGDVSIDSGWTKTKVSSSVVATDPIAVYEIKNVLLPEAIFGAGIPPTAAPAPAPHIAPSADTPVADVGGSNSSPKSSPSSSCKISNLGILTQLILAIASGVVLMFS; from the coding sequence ATGGAAGGTAAATTGTTTTTCATGATTATTTCGATGTTGGTGGTTTGGTGCTCTACATCAGTCAATTCACAATCTGTTGGATCTCCTCCAATCTCAAGTCCAGCACCAGCTCCAGCCCCAGAACATGTGAACCTCACACACTTACTTTCTTATGCTGGTCCATTCCACACCTTCCTTAACTACCTTGAGAAGATCAAAGTCTTAGAAACTTTCCAAAACCAAGCCAACAATACTGAAGAAGGCATTACAATTTTTGCCCCAACAGATGATGCCTTCTCCAAGCTCAAGAACCCATCTCTGTCTAATCTCACCGATGATCAGATTAAATCAGTCCTCCTTTTCCATGCCTTATCGCATTACTACTCCCTATCAGACTTCAAGAACCTTAGCGAAATGAGCCCGGTGATGACCTATGCCGGTGGACAATACACCTTGAATTTCACAGATGTGTCTGGAGATGTATCTATTGATTCAGGATGGACTAAAACAAAAGTCAGTAGCAGTGTTGTTGCAACTGACCCTATCGCCGTTTATGAGATAAAAAATGTTCTTCTTCCAGAAGCGATTTTTGGCGCTGGCATTCCACCAACTGCAGCACCCGCACCTGCTCCTCATATTGCCCCTTCTGCAGATACCCCTGTTGCTGATGTTGGTGGGAGCAATTCGTCTCCAAAATCATCTCCGTCTTCCTCTTGCAAGATTAGCAACTTGGGTATCTTAACTCAATTGATTTTGGCAATTGCAAGTGGAGTAGTTTTAATGTTCTCCTAA